In the Vogesella sp. XCS3 genome, CTGGCCACCCTGCACTGCGCTACGACGCGTGGCGGCTTAGCGTTCCAGAATGGCGGTAACACCCTGGCCGCCGGCAGCGCAGATGCTGATCAGGCCTCGGCCGCTGCCTTTTTCTGCCAGCAGCTTGGCCAGCGTGGCCACCACCCGGCCACCGGTGGCGGCAAAGGGGTGGCCGGCGGCGATAGAGCTGCCGTTCACGTTGAGGCGGCTGCGGTCGATGCTGCCCAGCGCGCCAGGCAGACCCAGCTTGCTCTGGCAGAAGTCGTCGGACTCCCACGCCGCCAGCGTGCACAGCACCACGGCGGCGAAGGCTTCGTGGATTTCGTAGAAGTCGAAGTCCTGCAGCGCCAGGCCGTGCTTTTGCAGCATGCGCGGGATGGCGTAGGCCGGCGCCATCAGCAGGCCTTCACGTTCATCGATGTAGTCGACGGCGGCCACTTCGCCGGCGGTGATGTAGGCCAGGATGGGCAAGTTATGGGCGCGGGCCCAGTCTTCGCTGGCCAGCAGCACGGCGGAGGCACCGTCGGTCAGCGGCGAGGCGTTGGCTGCGGTGATGGTGCCACCGTTGCGGGCAAAGGCCGGCGCGAGCTTGGCCATTTTGTCCAGGCTGCTATCGGGGCGCAGGTTGTTGTCGCGCTGCAGACCGTGGTAGGGCATAACCAGGTCGTCGAAGAAGCCGCGGTCGTAGGCAGCGGCCAGCTTCTGG is a window encoding:
- a CDS encoding acetyl-CoA C-acetyltransferase, with the translated sequence MLHGTPRKVAIVGANRIPFARSGTAYSQLSNRTMLTDTLKGLVEKCGLQGRLLGEVVGGAVMKHARDWNMVRECVLSSGLHPHTPAYDIQQACGTGLEATILVANKIALGQIDAGIACGTDTTSDAPVAVSRGLQRALMDINAARSTADKLKLLPRLLNPANLKPELPANAEPRTGKSMGQHAEITAQRYGITRQAQDALALASHQKLAAAYDRGFFDDLVMPYHGLQRDNNLRPDSSLDKMAKLAPAFARNGGTITAANASPLTDGASAVLLASEDWARAHNLPILAYITAGEVAAVDYIDEREGLLMAPAYAIPRMLQKHGLALQDFDFYEIHEAFAAVVLCTLAAWESDDFCQSKLGLPGALGSIDRSRLNVNGSSIAAGHPFAATGGRVVATLAKLLAEKGSGRGLISICAAGGQGVTAILER